The Ancylobacter sp. WKF20 genome contains a region encoding:
- a CDS encoding BtpA/SgcQ family protein, whose product MVFECFGDKKKVVIAMAHIGALPGAPLYDADGGLDKLIEGVLADVEKLQAGGVDAIMFGNENDRPYVFKGSPASIAAMSAIVQAVKPSLKVPFGVNYLWDPVATVAIGSITGASFVREIFTGLFASDMGLWEPNAAEAARLRHDLKRDDMKMLFNINAEFAHSLDQRPIELRAKSAVFSSLADAILVSGPLTGQPADQSHLRKVAETVKDVPIFANTGVNIDNIRDIFSVASGVVIGTHFKVDGNTWNPVEAGRVARFMDVVNAIR is encoded by the coding sequence ATGGTTTTCGAGTGCTTCGGCGACAAGAAGAAGGTCGTCATCGCCATGGCCCACATCGGCGCCCTGCCCGGCGCGCCGCTTTATGACGCCGATGGCGGCCTCGACAAGCTGATCGAGGGCGTGCTCGCCGATGTCGAGAAGCTGCAGGCCGGCGGCGTCGACGCCATCATGTTCGGCAATGAGAATGACCGCCCCTATGTCTTCAAGGGCTCGCCGGCCTCCATCGCCGCCATGAGCGCCATCGTGCAGGCGGTGAAGCCGAGCCTGAAGGTGCCGTTCGGCGTGAACTATCTGTGGGACCCGGTCGCCACCGTCGCCATCGGCTCGATCACCGGCGCGAGCTTCGTGCGCGAGATCTTCACCGGCCTGTTCGCCTCCGACATGGGCCTGTGGGAGCCGAACGCGGCCGAGGCGGCGCGCCTGCGCCATGACCTGAAGCGCGACGACATGAAGATGCTCTTCAACATCAACGCCGAGTTCGCCCACTCGCTCGACCAGCGCCCGATCGAGCTGCGCGCCAAGAGCGCGGTGTTCTCCTCGCTCGCCGACGCCATCCTGGTCTCCGGCCCGCTCACCGGCCAGCCGGCCGACCAGTCGCATCTGCGCAAGGTCGCCGAGACGGTCAAGGACGTGCCGATCTTCGCCAATACCGGCGTGAACATCGACAATATCCGCGACATCTTCTCGGTCGCCTCGGGCGTCGTCATCGGCACCCACTTCAAGGTCGACGGCAACACCTGGAACCCGGTGGAAGCCGGCCGCGTCGCCCGCTTCATGGATGTGGTGAACGCGATCCGCTGA
- a CDS encoding carbohydrate ABC transporter permease, giving the protein MRRIALHAGLVLTCAVILIPLLWVVRTSFLPESMSYSPELMPAATLDNYVALFTSTRYGQSYLNSLIVSVGSVIVALPFACMTGYAFARFKTSGQGGRFAVLATQMLPPVAIVLPAFALLRMVGLTNSLTGLIIVYAAINLPFLIWVLMGFFEGIPVDLEWAAQTDGATPWGAFWRIVLPVSLPGIAAAGVLGFIMTWNEFLFALVLSGPQTATVPVALASLQTSNGVQIAKVSAGVVLAVLPLVIASRFIQRFIVQGLTFGSVK; this is encoded by the coding sequence ATGCGGCGCATCGCTCTCCATGCCGGCCTTGTGTTGACCTGCGCCGTCATCCTCATCCCGCTGCTCTGGGTGGTGCGCACCAGCTTCCTGCCCGAATCCATGTCCTACTCGCCGGAGCTGATGCCGGCGGCGACGCTCGACAACTATGTCGCGCTGTTTACCTCCACCCGCTACGGCCAGTCTTATCTCAACAGCCTGATCGTCTCCGTCGGCTCGGTGATCGTCGCGCTGCCCTTCGCCTGCATGACCGGCTATGCCTTCGCCCGCTTCAAGACCAGCGGGCAGGGCGGGCGCTTCGCGGTGCTGGCGACGCAGATGCTGCCCCCGGTCGCCATCGTGCTGCCGGCCTTCGCGCTTCTGCGCATGGTGGGGCTGACCAATTCGCTGACCGGCCTCATCATCGTCTATGCGGCGATCAACCTGCCCTTCCTCATCTGGGTGCTGATGGGGTTCTTCGAGGGCATCCCGGTCGATCTCGAATGGGCGGCGCAGACCGATGGCGCGACGCCGTGGGGCGCCTTCTGGCGCATCGTGCTGCCGGTCTCGCTGCCGGGCATCGCGGCGGCCGGCGTGCTCGGCTTCATCATGACCTGGAACGAATTCCTCTTCGCGCTGGTGCTGAGCGGACCGCAGACGGCCACCGTACCCGTCGCGCTCGCCTCGCTGCAGACCTCCAACGGCGTGCAGATCGCCAAGGTCTCGGCGGGCGTGGTGCTGGCGGTGCTGCCGCTGGTCATCGCCTCGCGCTTCATCCAGCGCTTCATCGTTCAGGGCCTCACCTTCGGCAGCGTGAAGTGA
- a CDS encoding extracellular solute-binding protein, whose product MRRRIVRALLGASMLAAASPAFADPITLRALMEDVPETQIIESLLPEFTKETGIKVEFEKIGYGDMHDKLVAQLVAPESYYNVLEVDFLWAGEFPAAGWLEDLNPYVQKSGFDLKPFIPSMLDLLGRTPDALPILPMYNYSMGLIYRTDLINDAKVKADYKAKTGKELALPATLADYVALSKFFKAQGGDVVGAAMQGQRGDPNAMEFSNYLFSSGGAYLDGNRKVALNSEAGLTALKLYADNIQNGAQQGALSATLDDTMRLMCAGKAFSMVTYWWMLPQLDNAEKCPAVAGKLALSVMPGGHGESGGWGWGIPKNTSDESKAAAWKFIEWVQGKKTSIARALQGHAPVRSDVFEDAAVLKKYPFYKTGLDIVATGKSFPIFAYSAQYEDVLGTQLSLAAGGQAKPEDALKAAADGLTQLMSK is encoded by the coding sequence ATGAGACGCCGTATCGTCCGGGCGCTGCTCGGCGCCAGCATGCTGGCCGCCGCCAGTCCCGCCTTCGCCGACCCGATCACCCTGCGCGCCCTGATGGAGGACGTGCCGGAGACGCAGATCATCGAAAGCCTGCTGCCGGAATTCACCAAGGAAACCGGCATCAAGGTCGAGTTCGAGAAGATCGGCTATGGCGATATGCACGACAAGCTGGTCGCGCAGCTCGTCGCTCCGGAAAGCTATTACAACGTGCTGGAGGTCGACTTCCTCTGGGCCGGCGAGTTCCCCGCCGCCGGCTGGCTGGAAGACCTCAACCCCTATGTGCAGAAGTCCGGCTTCGACCTGAAGCCGTTCATCCCCTCGATGCTCGATTTGCTCGGCCGCACCCCGGACGCGCTGCCGATCCTGCCCATGTACAATTACTCCATGGGCCTGATCTACCGCACCGACCTCATCAACGATGCCAAGGTCAAGGCGGACTACAAGGCCAAGACCGGCAAGGAACTGGCGCTGCCGGCGACGCTCGCCGACTATGTGGCGCTGTCGAAGTTCTTCAAGGCGCAGGGCGGCGACGTGGTCGGCGCGGCGATGCAGGGCCAGCGCGGCGACCCGAACGCGATGGAGTTCTCCAACTACCTGTTCTCCTCGGGCGGTGCCTATCTCGATGGCAATCGCAAGGTGGCGCTGAACAGCGAGGCGGGCCTGACCGCGCTCAAGCTCTATGCCGACAACATCCAGAACGGCGCGCAGCAGGGCGCCCTCTCGGCCACGCTTGACGACACGATGCGGCTGATGTGCGCGGGCAAGGCGTTCAGCATGGTCACCTATTGGTGGATGCTGCCGCAGCTCGACAATGCCGAGAAGTGCCCGGCGGTGGCCGGCAAGCTGGCGCTCAGCGTGATGCCGGGCGGCCATGGCGAGAGCGGCGGCTGGGGCTGGGGCATCCCGAAGAACACCTCGGATGAGTCCAAGGCCGCGGCCTGGAAGTTCATCGAGTGGGTGCAGGGCAAGAAGACCTCCATCGCCCGCGCCCTGCAGGGCCATGCGCCGGTGCGTTCGGACGTGTTCGAGGATGCGGCGGTGCTGAAGAAGTACCCGTTCTACAAGACCGGCCTCGACATCGTCGCCACCGGCAAGTCCTTCCCGATCTTCGCCTATTCGGCGCAGTACGAGGACGTGCTGGGCACCCAGCTCTCGCTCGCCGCCGGCGGGCAGGCCAAGCCCGAGGACGCCCTCAAGGCGGCGGCCGATGGCCTGACCCAGCTCATGAGCAAGTGA
- a CDS encoding SDR family NAD(P)-dependent oxidoreductase, producing MIPLTAPTPVYAELKGRKAFVTGGATGIGRAISAALVKQGVQVAIGDINLDAAQAAASALGAGTVAVAIDVRRRDSVEAGFKAALEALGGCDLLIANAGVSTMNPALDLTDEEWDFNFDVNTRGVFLTNQIAARHFVAEGKGCIVNTASLAAKVGAPLLAHYSASKFAVLGWTQALARELAPKGIRVNAVCPGFVATGMQSREVEWEAKLRGVTPEQVVADYIAQTPLGRVEHPEDVADVVVFLASEQARFMTGQGVNVTGGVYTT from the coding sequence ATGATCCCCTTGACCGCGCCGACCCCTGTCTATGCCGAACTGAAGGGCCGCAAGGCCTTCGTCACCGGCGGGGCGACGGGTATCGGGCGGGCGATCAGCGCGGCGCTGGTGAAGCAGGGTGTTCAGGTCGCGATCGGCGACATCAATCTCGACGCGGCGCAGGCGGCGGCCTCCGCCCTCGGTGCCGGCACGGTGGCGGTGGCCATCGACGTGCGCCGGCGCGACTCGGTCGAGGCGGGCTTCAAGGCGGCGCTCGAGGCGCTCGGCGGCTGCGACCTGCTGATCGCCAATGCCGGCGTCTCCACCATGAATCCGGCGCTCGACCTCACCGACGAGGAATGGGATTTCAACTTCGATGTGAACACGCGCGGCGTGTTCCTCACCAACCAGATCGCCGCCCGGCACTTTGTGGCTGAAGGCAAGGGCTGCATCGTCAACACCGCCTCGCTGGCGGCGAAGGTCGGTGCGCCGCTGCTGGCGCATTACTCTGCCTCGAAATTCGCCGTGCTCGGCTGGACGCAGGCGCTGGCACGCGAACTCGCGCCGAAGGGCATCCGCGTCAACGCGGTGTGTCCGGGCTTTGTCGCCACCGGCATGCAGAGCCGCGAGGTCGAGTGGGAGGCGAAGCTGCGCGGCGTCACCCCCGAGCAGGTGGTCGCGGACTATATCGCCCAGACCCCGCTCGGCCGGGTGGAGCACCCGGAGGACGTCGCCGATGTCGTCGTCTTCCTCGCCTCCGAGCAGGCGCGCTTCATGACCGGCCAGGGCGTGAACGTCACCGGCGGCGTCTACACAACCTGA
- a CDS encoding DeoR/GlpR family DNA-binding transcription regulator, translated as MAGDRLPDTHRTEPPLPVPPEARAEAGDERQRLLSPTRHARILDQLGLSGSVSVSALAATLGVSDMTIRRDLVELEREGRLVRVHGGAVLNDTPASVAMDSEEPSFDARLRRGADAKAAIAAYAANIVAGYRTLALDVGTTTFLMAAHLREVAHLKIFTNSLRVSTALDGAGPEIYVAGGRVRPEEMSVYGPTAVAQFEKLWFDAAVIGTSGITAEGFFDYSFEDTDMKRVYLRRSGLKILLCDSAKFQRMSLVQVGAFADINMLVTDAEPPPRISAALAAARVDVRIASPVSGA; from the coding sequence ATGGCCGGGGACCGACTGCCCGACACTCACAGGACCGAGCCGCCCCTGCCCGTCCCGCCGGAGGCGCGGGCCGAGGCCGGCGATGAGCGCCAGCGCCTGCTCTCGCCCACCCGCCACGCCCGCATTCTCGACCAGCTCGGCCTCTCCGGCTCGGTGAGCGTCAGCGCGCTGGCCGCCACGCTCGGCGTCTCCGACATGACCATCCGCCGCGATCTGGTCGAGCTGGAGCGCGAAGGCCGCCTCGTGCGCGTGCATGGCGGCGCGGTGCTCAACGACACGCCCGCCAGCGTCGCCATGGACAGCGAGGAGCCGAGCTTCGACGCACGACTGCGCCGCGGGGCGGACGCCAAGGCCGCGATTGCCGCCTATGCCGCCAACATCGTCGCCGGCTACCGCACGCTGGCGCTCGATGTCGGCACCACCACTTTCCTGATGGCCGCGCATCTGCGCGAGGTCGCCCATCTCAAGATCTTCACCAACAGCCTGCGCGTCTCCACCGCGCTCGACGGCGCCGGCCCGGAGATCTATGTCGCGGGCGGGCGCGTGCGGCCGGAGGAGATGTCGGTCTATGGCCCGACCGCCGTCGCCCAGTTCGAAAAGCTGTGGTTCGACGCGGCGGTGATCGGCACGTCCGGCATCACGGCGGAAGGCTTCTTCGATTATTCCTTCGAGGACACCGACATGAAGCGCGTCTATCTGCGCCGCTCGGGTCTCAAGATCCTGCTCTGCGACAGCGCCAAGTTCCAGCGCATGTCGCTCGTCCAGGTCGGCGCCTTCGCCGACATCAACATGCTCGTCACCGATGCCGAGCCGCCCCCGCGCATTAGCGCCGCGCTCGCGGCCGCGCGGGTGGATGTGCGCATCGCCTCACCCGTCTCCGGCGCCTGA
- the ugpC gene encoding sn-glycerol-3-phosphate ABC transporter ATP-binding protein UgpC, with protein MASIELDHVSKLYANGAYGVRDVDLTIEDGEFVIFLGPSGCGKSTTLRMIAGLEGITSGDLRIGGRSVTNVPPRDRNIAVVFQSYALYPHMSVRENMGFGLKMRGVARPVIEEKIKEAAGLLGLSTYLDRKPAALSGGQRQRVALGRAIVRDPVAFLLDEPLSNLDAQLRAEMRLELVKLHRRLGRTIVHVTHDQVEAMTMGDRICIMRDGRMIQVGKPLDVYADPVDTFVARFLATPPMNLIPARLEGQGDGLVVRADGLNIAVPAQHRDAYAPAAGRAVIFGLRPEDLHEIPAPGYQPIEVTVVAMESLGVENILVGQLVGQEGGPPVEIAARLSRHFTAPVGATVPLYVDARPMHLFDPETTRALPRPSLRLVAN; from the coding sequence ATGGCGTCGATCGAACTCGATCATGTCTCCAAGCTCTACGCCAACGGCGCCTATGGCGTGCGGGACGTGGACCTGACGATTGAGGATGGCGAATTCGTCATCTTCCTCGGCCCGTCGGGCTGCGGAAAATCCACCACGCTGCGCATGATCGCCGGCCTTGAGGGCATCACCTCGGGCGATCTGCGCATTGGCGGGCGCAGCGTGACCAACGTGCCGCCGCGCGACCGCAACATTGCCGTCGTCTTCCAGTCCTACGCGCTCTACCCGCATATGAGCGTGCGCGAGAATATGGGCTTCGGCCTGAAGATGCGCGGCGTCGCCCGCCCCGTCATCGAGGAGAAGATCAAGGAGGCGGCGGGCCTGCTCGGCCTCTCCACCTATCTCGACCGCAAGCCCGCCGCGCTCTCCGGCGGCCAGCGCCAGCGCGTCGCGCTCGGCCGCGCCATCGTGCGCGATCCCGTCGCCTTCCTGCTCGACGAGCCGCTGTCCAATCTCGACGCGCAGCTGCGCGCCGAGATGCGGCTCGAACTCGTGAAGCTGCACCGCCGGCTCGGGCGCACCATCGTCCATGTCACCCATGACCAGGTGGAAGCCATGACCATGGGCGACCGCATCTGCATCATGCGCGACGGGCGGATGATCCAGGTCGGCAAGCCGCTCGATGTCTATGCCGACCCGGTCGACACCTTCGTGGCCCGCTTCCTCGCCACGCCGCCGATGAACCTCATTCCGGCGCGGCTGGAAGGGCAGGGCGACGGCCTGGTGGTGCGCGCCGACGGCCTGAACATCGCGGTCCCCGCGCAGCACCGCGACGCCTATGCCCCGGCGGCCGGGCGCGCGGTGATCTTCGGCCTGCGGCCGGAAGACCTGCACGAGATTCCCGCGCCCGGCTACCAGCCGATCGAGGTGACAGTGGTGGCGATGGAATCGCTCGGCGTCGAGAACATCCTCGTCGGCCAGCTCGTGGGCCAGGAGGGCGGCCCGCCCGTGGAGATCGCCGCCCGGCTGTCGCGCCACTTCACCGCGCCGGTCGGCGCCACCGTGCCGCTCTATGTCGATGCGCGGCCCATGCATCTGTTCGACCCGGAGACGACGCGGGCGCTGCCCCGCCCCTCGCTCCGGCTCGTGGCCAACTGA